GGTCCATGGTGGCGTCCATCTGGCGAGGTCGGCCGCACGGAGCGAGTAGAGGATGCCTGCATACTACATGTACCGTCACCTGGCAGTGACCGACGCAAGTGCGGGGAAAGGGAAGGGAGGTGTGGACGACCAGCGAGACtcgagagagaggggaggtgatggcggcggcctaCGAGGCAGTGGCGGCCGCAGGTCGTCCTCACGGCGAAGCGGTGTCAGGGAGGTGGGGGGTGgaggggatgaggaggagccCTGCCGACGACAGCATGGAGAAGGTGCTCAGGGCCGAAGTAGTGGAGCGGCATCGCTGGCCTGTGAGGACGACCTCTTAACCAAACATGAAACAGCTGGTTGACTCCACCCCTCTTAACCAAACACGAATTTTGGTTGGCTTCAGCCCTAAAACCTGGTTGGGACCAACCCACCCAACTCTCTCGAGAACATATCCTGTGCTCCCATTCTTTTAGGTGCTATCGTGCTCTCACACACGGTAgcattacaaaaaaaattcaaaaaattcgAAATAAATTGAGTGGATTCATAATATATGTGTCTATCATCTTGCaagtttcaaatccaaattcgTTATATTcacagagaaacaaaaaaagataaatctGGATGTGAATAGGTCGTCAAAATATAAAAACACAAATGACAAAATTTCTAACACTATTCATGTttgcatttgtcttttttttctctttgtgtataatgaatttggatttgaaattttatgaTAACATAGATGCATATCTTATGAACTAGCTTAATTTATTTCGAAAACTTTGAAAACTTTTTAGGAGTGCTTCCGTGCATTGGTAGCACGGTAGCACCTAAAGGGGTGGGAGCGGTTATTCTCTCCCCAACTCCAGTCTCCAACTAAACACACCCTAAATGTCTTAGGGTCGCTATATTTGCGTTATATCTTTCTTAGCTGTTGGAGAACGGTCGCTAAATGGTTAAGCCCGCTATTTAAAAGTTTGGTAGATAGTGGCGTTTGTATAAAACAAGGGACAACATTCACAAGACTCACTCCCAGGATGGGGGACAGATGGATTACCTGACGATATTTTGGAAATTTGGAAGAACCACAAGATCTAAAGGGGCTCAAAGGAGAATGATTCAGGCTTTTGAGTGCCAACATTGTTGCTGTGTCATGTAAGGGGGGAATCATCTACATCTGTAAATATTACTTCTACATGAACGATGCGACGAGCTCGCATTTTTTGTCTTCGTAACTTAGCCTATTCTCATTCCAAATCCTTGATGTTACCCAAGTTCAGATCGTGACAATTCAGATTGTGACATTTCGCATGGATGAATGCATACGATGGTTTGCTGTACatatgtactccgtatgtaTCGAGTCCAATTTCGTTCTATCTCTAGAACAGAAAAAACTGAAACTCTTGGCAATTCTATGAACTCAAACTGCAAACTGGAATTCGGACAGAAGAATTCAAACTACAGTACAAAAGTAAAAGAGCTTTGTCGAAATGGAGCTTTATTGGTTATTTGGGCAAACAGTTACAGTCACGAGCATCCAATTGCTCGACGAAGCTAATTGGAGCACCAAAAAACCACAGAACAGTACAATGCGATTTCGACATCTTTCATGTACATCTTTCCCAACATGCATGACTACTCTCCTAGCTAGAGCCCTAAACCCTACGAATCTTCGAGACGGAGATGGTCTTCTTGACCATCATGGAGCTCCCGCACTTTGCTCGGCTCCTCTCCTTGATGATCGGGTGCATCTTCCGCTGCCTCTGCTTCAGCATCTCCGGCGCCTCCACGACTTGTATCCTGCGCTGCCGCTTCGCGTTCTCCGCTTCTTGGTACCCTTCCTGGAACTTGCGCTTTGTGGCCTCCATGATCGTGTCGTCGGAGCAGAGCCCGGCACGGTCGCCGCGGACGACGCCAACGGCGGGAGCGGGAGACACCTTCTTgggttgcggcggcggcatttCGGTGATTTTCCGCGTGTTCTTGGCTGACGGTTGGAGGATCTTGGCTGAGACAGGTTGCTGGTCGGCCACGATCTGGTCGGACATCGGAATCTGGTCCAGCTTCTCCGTGGCCGCCCTGAACCTGACGAGGTCGTCCTGGAACGTCGCCCCCCACCGGCTCACGATGCCGCGGGCGAGGACGCGAACCCGCTCCGATTCGTGCTTCTGCAGAGCACGGACGGCCTTGGCGATGTCCGTTTTGGCGAGCACCGTCGGCATCGCAGGGACCAGCCGCAGCGTCTCGAGCGATTCGGCCATGACGTCGTCGAGGATGAGGCAGAGCCGCTCTGCTTCGCGGTCGTCGTCCATGGCGTTGCAGAGCAGCTCCACGATGTCTCCCCTCGCTTCTCGGAGCTCGTCGCGGCGGAGGTCCGGGTCGGCGGCCTCGATCGCGGCGTCAACGTTGTCGAAGGCGGCGAAGAACGGCTTCCAGCGGCGAAGAGGGCTCTGCGCGGCCATGGCTGCCGGCGAACGCGGGCACGAAGCTAGGGCTTGGATTGGATGGATAGCAGGTGtcgtgaggaggaagaaagtaGTGGATCGAACTGCGGAGTTGGGCTGATGGATCTCCTCAGCTTATATTCGGGATTTCGCATTACGAGTGATGCTCGAATTCGGACTCAGAGCAAGGAAGGTAGGAAGCGCGTGCTTCAGGCCTCCTGTCCGAATTGAATCTGGATTCAACAATTAACTGCAGATCGACGCACGCGGCGAGTTGCGCATCCAGCGCGGCACATCACAGCCGTGCGTTGGGCGGGCGCAACGTCAACTTGGTCGGTTTCCATGGCTTTGAACAGGATCATACCAAATTTAGAGACAGCAATGTGTAGTCACAAGCAATTGGGAAATGAGATGCACGGCTACACACATTATTGTAAGTGAGCTTCTAATTCTTGAGGGAG
This is a stretch of genomic DNA from Brachypodium distachyon strain Bd21 chromosome 1, Brachypodium_distachyon_v3.0, whole genome shotgun sequence. It encodes these proteins:
- the LOC100840684 gene encoding probable mediator of RNA polymerase II transcription subunit 26c, which translates into the protein MAAQSPLRRWKPFFAAFDNVDAAIEAADPDLRRDELREARGDIVELLCNAMDDDREAERLCLILDDVMAESLETLRLVPAMPTVLAKTDIAKAVRALQKHESERVRVLARGIVSRWGATFQDDLVRFRAATEKLDQIPMSDQIVADQQPVSAKILQPSAKNTRKITEMPPPQPKKVSPAPAVGVVRGDRAGLCSDDTIMEATKRKFQEGYQEAENAKRQRRIQVVEAPEMLKQRQRKMHPIIKERSRAKCGSSMMVKKTISVSKIRRV